The Paenibacillus sp. YPG26 genome includes a window with the following:
- a CDS encoding ABC transporter ATP-binding protein, whose product MQPTHLFKAEQVTSGYDHKAVVQGVSLVIPSNQISVIIGANGCGKSTLLKTLARLIKPESGTITLNEKPIGRIPPKQLARVLGLLPQSPVVPEGISVADLVGRGRFPHQSWHSGWTRKDTEAVAEAMRIMNITELANHHIDELSGGQRQRVWIAMALAQQTDILFLDEPTTFLDITYQVEILDLLTDLNRKYGTTVVMVLHDINLSARYADHIYALYQGELIAEGKPSEVITSSLVKDIFGLDCSVIEDPISGSPLVLPIGRHHVRDANQ is encoded by the coding sequence ATGCAACCGACTCATCTTTTTAAGGCCGAACAAGTCACCTCGGGCTACGATCACAAGGCGGTGGTCCAAGGCGTCAGTCTTGTTATTCCCAGTAATCAAATAAGCGTGATTATCGGAGCCAACGGCTGCGGGAAATCCACGCTTCTCAAGACACTGGCCCGGCTGATCAAGCCTGAATCGGGCACAATTACACTTAACGAGAAGCCCATCGGCCGAATTCCTCCCAAGCAGCTGGCCCGGGTCTTGGGCCTGCTGCCGCAGTCTCCGGTTGTCCCGGAAGGGATCTCGGTCGCGGATCTTGTGGGGCGGGGAAGATTCCCGCACCAATCCTGGCACAGCGGATGGACTAGGAAGGATACGGAAGCTGTCGCCGAAGCGATGCGCATCATGAATATTACGGAGCTTGCCAATCATCATATTGATGAGCTGTCCGGCGGTCAGAGACAGCGCGTATGGATTGCCATGGCGCTGGCGCAGCAGACGGATATTCTATTTCTGGATGAGCCGACAACCTTTCTGGATATCACTTACCAGGTCGAGATCCTTGATCTGCTCACAGACCTTAACCGCAAATACGGAACTACAGTTGTCATGGTCCTTCACGACATTAACTTGTCGGCGCGTTATGCGGACCATATCTATGCGCTGTATCAGGGGGAGCTGATCGCTGAAGGCAAGCCTTCCGAGGTCATTACAAGCTCTCTGGTCAAAGACATCTTCGGGCTGGACTGCTCGGTGATCGAGGACCCCATCTCGGGTTCTCCTCTCGTGCTGCCCATAGGGCGTCATCACGTTAGAGACGCGAACCAGTGA